In Flavobacteriaceae bacterium, the following proteins share a genomic window:
- the hemL gene encoding glutamate-1-semialdehyde-2,1-aminomutase: MIYKRSSALFAQAESVIPGGVNSPVRAFKAVGGTPIFVKKAKGAYLYDEDNNQLIDYINSWGPMLLGHAFEPVVNAVVDKAKKGTSFGMPTEIETKIAELAVSMVPNIDKIRFVNSGTEACMSAIRLARGFTGKDKIIKFAGCYHGHSDSFLIQAGSGAITFGTPNSPGVTKGTAQDTLLARYNDIESVKALIKANTEEIACIIIEPVAGNMGCIPPQKGFLEALRALCDQHQILLIFDEVMTGFRLARGGAQELLNIKADIVCFGKVIGGGLPVGAFAARNEIMNCLAPLGPVYQAGTLSGNPLAMAAGLAMLKFINEDETLFERLEAKTKYLHNGLDEVLTNLKFEYTINRVGSMVSVHFAKEAVIDFETSTNGNNDKFKKFFHGMLKQGIYIAPSAFETWFITDALTYKDLDKTIAACKLVCETM, translated from the coding sequence TAAATTCACCAGTAAGAGCGTTTAAAGCTGTAGGAGGAACTCCTATTTTTGTAAAAAAAGCTAAAGGAGCGTATTTATATGATGAAGATAATAATCAACTTATTGATTATATTAACTCATGGGGACCAATGTTATTAGGGCATGCTTTTGAACCAGTAGTTAATGCAGTTGTAGATAAAGCAAAAAAAGGAACATCATTTGGAATGCCTACAGAAATTGAAACTAAAATTGCAGAATTAGCAGTATCAATGGTACCAAATATTGATAAAATCCGTTTTGTGAATTCCGGAACAGAAGCTTGTATGAGCGCAATTAGGTTAGCGAGAGGGTTTACAGGTAAAGACAAGATTATAAAATTCGCTGGATGTTATCATGGACATAGTGACTCGTTTTTGATACAAGCAGGAAGTGGTGCTATTACATTTGGGACACCAAATAGTCCAGGGGTAACAAAAGGAACGGCTCAGGATACACTTTTAGCTCGCTATAACGATATTGAAAGTGTAAAAGCACTTATAAAAGCAAATACAGAAGAAATTGCATGTATTATTATAGAACCTGTTGCAGGAAACATGGGATGTATTCCTCCTCAAAAAGGATTTTTAGAAGCCTTAAGAGCACTTTGCGATCAACATCAGATATTGTTAATTTTTGATGAGGTAATGACAGGGTTTCGTTTGGCCAGAGGGGGTGCACAAGAGCTTTTAAATATAAAAGCAGATATTGTTTGTTTTGGTAAAGTTATAGGAGGAGGTCTGCCAGTTGGTGCTTTTGCTGCTCGTAATGAAATAATGAATTGTTTAGCTCCACTTGGACCTGTTTATCAAGCTGGAACATTAAGTGGGAACCCTCTAGCAATGGCTGCAGGGTTAGCTATGTTAAAGTTTATAAATGAAGATGAAACATTGTTTGAGCGTCTGGAAGCAAAAACAAAATATTTGCATAATGGTTTGGATGAAGTGCTAACAAATTTAAAATTCGAATATACGATAAATAGAGTTGGATCAATGGTTTCTGTACATTTTGCAAAAGAAGCTGTTATAGATTTTGAGACTTCTACAAATGGAAATAATGATAAATTTAAAAAGTTCTTTCACGGGATGCTTAAGCAAGGTATTTATATAGCACCAAGTGCTTTTGAAACTTGGTTTATAACAGATGCTTTAACTTATAAAGACTTGGATAAAACTATTGCTGCCTGTAAGTTAGTATGTGAAACGATGTGA